A genomic region of Metopolophium dirhodum isolate CAU chromosome 1, ASM1992520v1, whole genome shotgun sequence contains the following coding sequences:
- the LOC132951928 gene encoding piggyBac transposable element-derived protein 4-like, protein MDDFEIENILINMSDDDVYSSDEFSEFDDTDADEDYFPEGIEHLQNNSESEASITDATATISRQQIQSDQVSSPDVSINIQQTNQNVAIWGTINTTINYSNFTYNSTRETVGINPDIYETMYGGSPWEFLSLFLDTEVFNLIVTETNRYAGQLLSTPLRRHSRLNAWKETNAAEIKRFLGIIMWMGLEHLPTIQNYWAKKGIYSSKISKYMKVKRFELLLRTFHVSNNHECPPGDRLFKVQGLVDLLVSKYKRAYIPEESLCIDESVIPFIGRLSFRQYLKNKRHRYGVKIFKLCVHDGFTVDFRIYAGKEAVQGLEVSTKIVMELTHEYLNFGRTIYTDNWYTSVNLAHKLLEQNTHLVGTLRANRKQNPKDVVQKKLKKGEVIAQQSDRGIVVLKWKDKRDVLMLSTKHSDTMIETINKRGQTTKKPEIVIDYNKGKALVDICDQRSSYHSPLRKSMKWYRKVAIEIILSTSVLNAMCLYNKVNKTKIGITEFKEMLVKDMCGDYEETGKEEVEHKLSKSGKRTRCVKCYDEMVKQGGRKHAQRITKQSNYWCAACQKVYCIECFFDDHRVRAK, encoded by the exons ATGGATGATtttgaaatagaaaatatattaataaatatgtcagATGATGATGTTTACTCGTCAGACGAATTTTCTGAGTTTGACGACACAGACGCCGACGAAGATTACTTTCCTGAG ggTATTGAACATCTACAAAATAATAGTGAGTCAGAAGCAAGCATAACAGATGCAACTGCTACGATAAGTCGTCAACAGATTCAATCTGATCAGGTAAGCTCACCTGATGTGTCTATAAATATTCAACAAACAAATCAGAACGTAGCAATTTGGGGAACTATAAATACcacaattaattattcaaatttcactTATAATTCTACAAGGGAAACTGTAGGTATTAACCCGGATATTTATGAAACCATGTATGGTGGAAGCCCTTGGGAATTTCTTTCACTTTTTTTGGATACTGAAGTTTTTAATCTCATTGTTACTGAAACTAATAGATATGCTGGTCAATTACTTAGTACTCCACTTCGTCGTCATTCGCGACTTAATGCTTGGAAAGAAACAAATGCTGCTGAAATTAAACGatttttaggtattataatgtgGATGGGACTAGAACACCTCCCAACAATTCAGAACTATTGGGCTAAAAAAGGGATTTACTCCTCAAAAATTTCAAAGTATATGAAAGTTAAGAGATTTGAATTATTACTCCGAACATTTCATGTTAGTAACAACCATGAATGTCCTCCTGGAGATAGACTTTTTAAAGTTCAAGGATTGGTTGATCTTTTAGTTTCCAAGTATAAGCGTGCATATATACCTGAAGAATCGCTATGCATTGACGAATCTGTAATACCATTTATTGGACGCCTTTCATTtcgacaatatttaaaaaataaacgacaTAGGTATGgtgttaaaatattcaaattatgtgTACATGATGGGTTTACAGTTGACTTTCGAATATATGCAGGTAAAGAAGCTGTCCAAGGGTTGGAAGTTTCTACAAAAATAGTTATGGAGTTGAcacatgaatatttaaattttggtaGGACAATTTATACGGACAACTGGTATACGAGCGTTAATTTGGCACATAAGCTCTTGGAACAAAATACTCATTTAGTTGGGACACTAAGGGCCAATAGAAAACAAAACCCAAAGGATGTAGTACAAAAGAAACTGAAAAAAGGAGAAGTTATAGCGCAACAGAGTGACCGAGGTATAGTTGTTCTAAAGTGGAAAGACAAAAGAGATGTTCTTATGCTCTCCACTAAACATTCAGACACTATGATCgaaacaataaataaacgtGGTCAAACTACAAAAAAACCAGAAATTGTTATTGACTATAACAAAGGAAAAGCTTTGGTTGACATATGTGATCAGAGGTCCTCATACCACAGTCCACTAAGAAAATCCATGAAATGGTATAGGAAAGTGGCAATTGAAATAATACTGAGCACTTCAGTTTTAAATGCCATGTGTTTATACAATAAGgtaaataaaacgaaaattgGAATTACTGAATTTAAAGAAATGTTGGTAAAAGATATGTGTGGTGATTATGAAGAAACCGGTAAAGAAGAAGTTGAACACAAACTATCTAAATCTGGAAAAAGAACTCGATGTGTGAAATGTTATGATGAAATGGTAAAACAAGGAGGAAGAAAACATGCTCAGCGAATAACGAAACAATCAAATTATTGGTGTGCAGCTTGCCAGAAAGTGTACTGCATCGAATGTTTTTTTGATGACCACAGAGTCCGGgcaaaataa
- the LOC132935818 gene encoding uncharacterized protein LOC132935818 has translation MMNNEEIVALPDHLVDHDYFLPVVYEDDHILHEEEEELEDEEDEEIVVVGVSETYSIIPGVQSRSRIYVDNLGFKYYKREARGGRVYLVCERQKKRNQYCHSTATVSTDLRDNRIHLQNYHDHQPAEIDLNVPFLREAIGERGIDPAVTTSFMRTLYNNEIINHPEAAPNYTFLQAQERVKKMRRRRFPLQPLDIGQLAVALNEERNAIYASTVQNPPSRFFQQALVVNGRSVGLIFANMAAIEKYREDLATVTLVGIDGTFKTVPRVPADLKCFLRVQVVFRSVSFPMVYALLGSMTEEVYSALFDIVRNILPLNYELVCFITDYEKASMSAVQQSFPESQLRCCWFHFTQSIVRYCHRRMNSVLDLVRTNPVAARVLRMVLALPHLPATRNDPRCPQFSMTDGFRAIIHYTRQFPEIERGMRNFLIGYVESFWLLQVGPDLISVFGEEYRTNNYLESFHATLLIQMQRHPNIWNFLQKLTIIENQYFIEFEQARRNLRIRDGASRRERENTTNILAGHVEQLNQDGDLIGFLRRAGHRNDGYVQGIIGPYPQV, from the exons ATGATGAACAACGAAGAAATCGTCGCTCTTCCAGATCATTTGGTGGACCATGACTACTTTTTGCCAGTTGTGTATGAAGATGATCATATACTGCATGAAGAAGAAGAGGAACTAGAAGATGAAGAAGATGAAGAGATTGTCGTTGTAGGAGTGTCTGAAACTTATTCTATAATTCCTGGAGTTCAAAGCCGATCAAGGATTTATGTGGACAATTTAGGATTTAAGTACTACAAACGTGAAGCTCGAGGAGGCCGcgt gtatttagtatgcGAACGGCAGAAGAAGCGGAACCAGTACTGTCATTCCACTGCAACTGTAAGTACAGATTTGAGGGATAATAGGATTCATCTACAGAACTACCACGATCACCAACCTGCAGAGATTGACCTGAATGTGCCGTTTTTGAGAGAAGCCATTGGTGAAAGAGGAATTGATCCAGCAGTTACAACTTCATTTATGagaacattgtataataatgaaattattaa CCACCCAGAAGCAGCTCCCAACTACACATTCCTTCAAGCTCAAGAACGAGTGAAAAAGATGAGACGTAGAAGATTCCCACTACAACCACTTGACATAGGACAACTTGCTGTTGCGCTGAATGAAGAACGTAATGCCATTTATGCTTCTACAGTTCAAAATCCCCCATCTAG GTTCTTTCAACAAGCATTAGTGGTCAATGGAAGGAGTGTTGGACTGATCTTTGCAAATATGGCTGCAATTGAAAAATACCGAGAAGACTTGGCCACGGTGACATTGGTTGGGATTGATGGAACTTTCAAGACTGTGCCTCGTGTTCCAgcagatttaaaatgtttcctaAGAGTCCAGGTGGTTTTCAGAAGTGTA tcgttTCCAATGGTCTATGCTCTACTGGGGAGTATGACTGAAGAAGTTTATTCGGCTCTGTTTGATATTGTACgaaatattttaccattaaattatgaacttgtttgttttattacagATTATGAAAAAGCTTCGATGTCAGCTGTTCAGCAATCATTTCCAGAAAGCCAATTAAGATGTTGTTGGTTCCATTTTACTCAA tcaattgtaCGTTATTGTCACCGAAGGATGAATAGTGTTTTGGACTTGGTTCGTACAAACCCGGTAGCAGCTCGAGTTCTCAGAATG GTTTTGGCATTACCTCATCTACCCGCTACTAGGAATGACCCACGCTGTCCACAATTTTCCATGACTGATGGTTTCAGGGCTATCATTCATTACACTAGACAATTTCCTGAGATTGAACGAGGCATGAGAAACTTTTTAATTGGCTATGTAGAATCTTTTTGGTTGTTACAGGTCGGTCCAGATTTAATCAGTGTTTTTGGAGAAGAATATAGAACCAACAACTACTTGGAGTCTTTCCACGCTACACTTCTTATTCAAATGCAAAGACACCCTAATATTTGGAATTTCCTTC AGAAACTGACTATCATTGAAAATCAATATTTCATTGAATTTGAACAAGCCAGAAGAAACCTCAgg ATTAGAGATGGTGCATCAAGAAGGGAACGAGAGAACACCACAAATATCTTAGCTGGTCATGTGGAGCAACTGAACCAAGATGGCGACCTCATAGGATTTTTGAGAAGGGCTGGACATCGCAATGATGGATATGTACAAGGCATAATCGGGCCATATCcacag gTTTGA